Within the Bradyrhizobium ottawaense genome, the region CATGACAGCCTCATCCGGACTGCCGTCGACGTCGCGGATGGTCGTATTCGCGTTATTGCTGGCGCGGGTCTAATTCCACCAGCCAGGCCATCGAGCTGACGCGGCGTGCCGAACGGGCCGGCGCCGATGCGGTGTTACCAGGGTTCGGAGTACAGGGATGCCCGAAACCAAGGCGGTGACACCCGCTCTTCATATCACGCCGAACCATAGTCGTCGGAAAGGTGGGCAGGTAGGTGGCGCACTCAATGAAATCCCGGCGGCCAAAAATTGAGCACAGCGCAACTGATTTTTGGCTAAGCAGAGGTAGAGGTCGTGACCCGAAGGAAAAGCCTTGGAGCCAAAGGTCCTCGCGCTGAAAGCCCCCGCTCGACCCGGAGTGGCTGCGTCGCGGCCCGGCCTCGAAGGGAAAGAAGATTGCCAGCCAGAAAACCACATCTTGATCTTCGAAGCGGCAACACTGCCGAGCTTCGTAACCGTTATTCCGATCATCGCAGGATCAATGTCCCTCGCCGGATGCGTTGGCGCGCCGTCCTACGAGTTGTTCGGCGCATACTTTCCTGCATGGATGTTTAGCGCCTTGGTTGGAATAATCGGGGCCATCGTTGCCCGCGTCGCTATCGGGATCGATGGCATCCTTCCATTTCGGCTCTTCGTATGCGTATCCGCCGGATTGGTTGTTGGGACGCTCGCCTGGCTCTTCTGGTTCGGTCGGTGAACGTGAAGTCCGCAGGCAAGCACCATCGAGCGCCTCTCGGCAAGATCATCTCGCTTGCGATCATCGCCGTTGGTGTCGCCGCTGGACTCTACGCCGAACATATAAGCTCAATTCATCCTTCTTCGGACGATGCCACGATCGATGCAGACGTGGTTCACGTCGCCTCCCCGGTCGGCGGAAAGATCATCGAGATACTCGTTACGGAGAATGCCAAGGTTTCAAAGGGCGACCTTCTGTTTCGTATTGATCCCGAGCCCTATCGACTGGCCGTCGAACAAGCCGAGGCGGACCTTGGGGTCGCGATCGCGGCGCGCGATACGAGGCGGCGAGCCGTCGCAACCGAAAAGTCGACTGCGACGATTGCCGGCGAGCAGACGAAGCGCGCGCAGGCTAACGTCTTGGGACTGGCGTTTCCGCTGAGACGAACTGTGACCCTGCGGGTTGCTGTATCCTTCGTGCCCACGATCGAACTCTAAATTGTTGTCACGATTTCCAAAGCTAACCATTGCAAATCTTAGGAAATTTGAGCAAAGCCCCGGCTGGGACGCGAGAGAAACGTGACTTGGCGGTCAGGAATGCCGAGCGGCGGCCGGATGATCGAATGAAAGTCGGCGAGAGCGGCCGTGGGACAGATATCGAGCTGGCGAGCAGGAAGGGGAAGAAACGTCTGGCTTAGGATTAAAACTCGGTTCGTTCGAAACGGACACTTTTGGCGCAAAGCTGCCGTTCATACGCAAACAGAAAAAAGTCTGGATGCCGACGAGGGTCGGATTTGCACTGATTGATACTTGGATCGCAGAAGCGACTCGAAGGCCCCGTCTTCGCTAGTTCTCGATCCAAACGGTCATGCCCGGTTCAAAGTTTGCCGGATCCCCCTCGACGTCTAGACGCAAGCGAAGCGTGTTGCGGTCATGATCTCCAATGACCCGCTCGGCCTGCCAGGTGGCGAACGTTCCGAGCGGCCGCAGTTCGGTGATGCCGGCTTTGATCGCGCCATCAGCGCCGTTCCGCATCACGCTCGCCGTTTGTCCCATCGACAGACGGTTGAGATGATCTTCGCGCACATTGAACGAAAGCCATCGCCTGTCCGCCGCCTCGACCATCAAGATCGGTTGGCCGGCGCGAACATTCTCGCCGACCTCCGCGGCGATGACGCTGACCACACCGTCGGCCGGAGCACGCAAGACCATCTTGTCAAGACGGCGCTCGAGCACCACGACCGCAGCGGCCGCGGCCTGCACCTGCGCGTCGGCGATCACGCGCTCCTCCCGGGTCGGGCCTGCTGCTGCCGCATCGTAAGTCGCTTGGGCCCCCGACACGTCGGCACGTGCGCTGGCGACCTCGTTTTCGGCCTGGTCAAGCGACTGCTGGGACTCGAAGCTCTGGCGTGCCAGCGTGCTGGTTCTTGTGAGCTGGGCCTGCACGTAGTCAAGGCGGGCGCCTGCTTTGGCGATGGCAGCTTTCAGCGAGTCGACCTGCTCGCGGCGGACGCCGGCATAGACGTTGTTGCGGTTCGCGGTTGCCGATGCCAGCGCGGCACGCGCCTGGTCTGCCTGTGCCGTCAATTCAACCGCGGAAAGCCGCGCCAGCACATCGCCCGTGCGTACGTGGGCGCCTTTCTCGACCGCAATCGACACGAGTTGGCCGTTCACCTCCGGCTCAACCCTGACTTCCGTCGCTCGGACAACGCCAGCGAGTATGACCGGAGATCCGGAACGACGCGCAGAATAGATCAGGATGCCCGCGACGAGCACGAGCGGGATCGCCATGGCGGCAAGCCTAGCTTTGCCCATGTCTCTGTCCTTTCCTGACGGCAAACGCCGAGATCACCGCGAGCGCGAAATAGCCCAGCGCCAGACACCACAGTCCGAGCCAATCATGCGCGACCTCCCAGATGCTGGCACCCAGCTGGTTGATGCGCACGAGGCCGTCGATCGCGGAGTCAGCGGGGAACAGCCGACCGAGCGCGGTGGCCGCCTCGGGAATTGCTTCGCGTGGCCATGCGAAGCCGGCGGTGAAGAACTGCGGCAGGCTGGTGGCCAGCAGGAGGAGGGTCGCGTTTTCCGGCCGTGTGAACCAGGCTCCGATGGCCTGTCCCATAAAGCTCGTCGCCAGCAAAAAAACGGTCGCGAGCGCGAAGATTTGTGGAAGGTGCCCGAGCGTCGAGAAGCCGTAGATCCGCGGCAGCACGACGAGATAAAGCGCGAGCGCTGGAAGGTAGAGGGTCAGATGGGCGACGCCACGGCCGAGCACGCCGGCAAACGCTCCGCTGCCGCTCGCAAGCGCAGTGCCGGTCAACATCGCCGCGCCGATCAGGAGCGTTTGCTGCAGGATCAGCACAAACGCCGCCGGAACGACGTAGCTCGCATAGCCGCCCACCGGGTTGAAGATCGGCTGCAGCAGAACATCGGCCGGGCTCTGGCTCGCCAATTTCGCCTTGACGAGGCTTCCGTCCGAGCGCGCGCCTCGCGAAACGAGCTCGGACGTCAATGCCCCGACCGCCGTGGCGACCCCGCTTGCGGTCGACCTGAATATGAAAAGGTAGGTGGCATCGGCGTAGACGGGAATGTGAGCGGTGATGCCCTTGAGCACGTCGCGCTCGGTGCCTGCCGGGATTTCGACGGCGGCAAAGGCCTTCCCACGATCGATTTCCGTACGCGCTTCGGCAAGTGTCCGTGCGCGAACCGCAACGCTCAATGCGCCGCTCGCGTCGAGTGTCTCGACCATCCGGCGGCTGAGATCGCTCAGATCGTTGTCCACGACCGCGATGGGAAGCTTGCGAAGGATCTGGTTCAGATAGGGTTGCGGATAATAAATGCCGTAAACCAGGGGAGCCAGGAACAGCACGCTGAAGGCGCTTCGGGTTTCGAGCACGCGCCGCCACTCCGCCATGAAGGCGCCGCCGATGCCTCGCGGCGAGCGGTCGATCTCGGGTTGCTCGGCAGGTTGCGCCATCTCAAACCAGCCCCTGCGCTTGAGGCTCGCCATACGCAGCAATGCTAAGCCGGCAAACAGTATCGTCAGGCCGGCGAGCGCCGCGAAGGGAACGGCGGCTTCCGAGACCGGCAATCCCCGCGCCGCTTGTCCCAGCAAGACGGCCATGTACCAGCGCAGCGGCAGGATCGCGCTCCAGACTTGTGCAAAGGCATTCATGCCGACCGTGGGAAAGCCGACGCCGGCGTAGCCGAATGCAGGGGAAGCGAAGAGGCCCGCAAGTCCGAGCCCCGTCGGCAAGTCGCGGACCAGGAGCTGCAGCAAGGCGCCCACCGACAAATAGGCAATAATCAGGAGGGAGCCGGCGGCGACCATCAACGGCAGGTCTCCCTTGAAGGGGATTTGCAGCACGCCTTCCAGGAAGAGCGGCTCGGCCAACATGATCAGGAAGAAGATGCCGAACAGCGGCGCGAGCTTGCCGACCAGGGCTATGACCGGATCGCCACCGGCACTTTCGAGCCAGGCCCGCGCATCGCGACGGCGGAATTCGGAGCCGACGGAATAGCCTGCAGCGAGCGTGATCACCACATGGATGATCGTTGGCAGCAACGCACGGAGCAAGAACTGCGCGTAATTCTTTTGCGGATTGACAAGCGCGATGGTCTCGGCGGCGAGCGTTCCCATGGAAGCCGGTGCGGGGGCGGCCCGCTTGGCGGGGGCGGCCACGGCTGCCGCGGCGGAAAGCGCATCGCTCAGTCCCGAAGACGCAATGCCTGCCGCCGTCAGGAACTGCTGGTTATAGAACCCGACGACCTGCGGACGGCGCTGGGCCTTCAAATCGCGTTCGAAATCCGGCGGGATATGGATGGCCGAGATCGCCTTGCCCGACCGGATGTCCTGCACCGCCGTCGACAGCGTGCCGGAGCGGTTGACGATCGCAAGACTCGGCGAGGCCGCGACGTATTCCACCAGGGCCCGCGAAGCGTCAGAGTTGTCCTCGTCGACGACCGTCACCCCGAGCCCCCGTATGACCGGATGGCTGAAAACGGTTGTGAGAACCACGAACGCAAACAGCGGCACGCCGAAGATCAAAATCAGCGCCACGCGATCGCCGAACAGCCAGCGGCATTCGCGCTGCGCGACCCGCCAGAAACCGGGTTTTGACGCCGGCCTCATTGCCGGGACCGCCAGTCGAGATAGGCGCTCATCCCCGGTCGCAACTCCGGCACCGGCTGGACCGGGTAGGCGCGAATCGAAAACGTCCGCAAGTCGAAATCGCCAGTGGCGCGCGTGGCCCGCCAGCTCGCATATTCGCCCTTGGTTGCAACAAGCTTGACCTCGACCGTGACGCGGCGGTCAGCAAGGGCCGGAATGCGGACATCGAACCGATCGCCGACCTTCAATCCCCTAACGAGATCCTCGCGCAGATCGAAATGAATCCAGACGTCGGCCAGATCGATCAAGGTAACCAGCGGTACGCCCGGCGATACATACTCGCCCGGCTCGACGTTGCGCTGATAGACCTGTGAGGCGACGGGAGCATAGACCTGCAACTGATCGATGATCGATTGAACGCTCTGGATATCGGCATTGGCCTTTTCGACGTTGGCCCCGGCAATCGCCCGCTCTTCCCTGGTGTAGCCGTTGACGGCCTGGTCGTAGGCCGATTTGGCCTGATCGACCGCGCGCTCGGTTTCATGCAGCGCATCGGTCACCTGGTCGAGGCGGGCTTGCGGTGCGTTACCTTGCCCGGTCAATGTATTGGTTCGATCGAAGGTTTTCTGCGCCAGCACCAGCGCTGCCTGGCCACGCTCCAGCTCCGCCTTCCGCGCGGCGATGACTTCCGCCCGCGTTCCGACCAGCACATTGGCAAGCTGTGCCTCGGCCACAGCCATCGCCGCTTTCATTTGGTCGTGTTTGGCCAGCGTCTCGGGATTATCGATCTTTACGAGCACCGCTCCCGCGGGAACGTTCTGGCCGCGGTTGACGGGAATTTCCTTGACCCGTCCGTCGACGCGCGCGGCTATATCGAGGCGTGTTGCATCGACCTCACCCTGTACGAGCAGCGGTTCTGGCCGGAGGAGATAGAAGACGGATAACGCCACAACAATAGCTGCAACGGTACCGACGATAATGGAAGGGCCACGTGTCGCCGTGCGCGTGTTTTTGTCCTGTCCGTCATGCGTTGCGTCGGACGTACTCTGAATCTCCTCGCCAGAGGTCGGCGTGTCCATGTCTGACTCCACTTGGTTCATAACCGTCTTGGTTGTCAGCCCTCGCCGGACTTACATTCACCTTCCCAACCATCGAACCCCACTTTTTTACGCAAGCAGATCATTGGTTTGACAAGAACTTCTCCAAACGAAGCAATGCGTGTTGCCTAAGGAGATTGAACACGCAGCGCGGCATCGACCACTAGCGCTGCGAAGAGAGATCCCAGGTAGAGCACTGAAAGCACGAACAGGCGACGAGCGGGGCGCCGTTCTTCGTCATCGCTCTGGCGCAATTTGAATGCGGCCAGGATCATCGCTGCTCCAAGAATTGCCGCAGCCACGCCGTAGGTTGGGCCAGCGAAGCCCAAGAACCACCGGAGTAGCGAGGTTGGCATGAGCAGGACGGTATAGATCAGGATCTGCCGCTTGGTTTCGGCCTTGCCGGCCACGACCGGCAGCATTGGAATTCCAGCCCGCGAGTAATCACCCATGT harbors:
- a CDS encoding biotin/lipoyl-binding protein — its product is MNVKSAGKHHRAPLGKIISLAIIAVGVAAGLYAEHISSIHPSSDDATIDADVVHVASPVGGKIIEILVTENAKVSKGDLLFRIDPEPYRLAVEQAEADLGVAIAARDTRRRAVATEKSTATIAGEQTKRAQANVLGLAFPLRRTVTLRVAVSFVPTIEL
- a CDS encoding HlyD family secretion protein, with product MAIPLVLVAGILIYSARRSGSPVILAGVVRATEVRVEPEVNGQLVSIAVEKGAHVRTGDVLARLSAVELTAQADQARAALASATANRNNVYAGVRREQVDSLKAAIAKAGARLDYVQAQLTRTSTLARQSFESQQSLDQAENEVASARADVSGAQATYDAAAAGPTREERVIADAQVQAAAAAVVVLERRLDKMVLRAPADGVVSVIAAEVGENVRAGQPILMVEAADRRWLSFNVREDHLNRLSMGQTASVMRNGADGAIKAGITELRPLGTFATWQAERVIGDHDRNTLRLRLDVEGDPANFEPGMTVWIEN
- a CDS encoding ABC transporter permease; this translates as MRPASKPGFWRVAQRECRWLFGDRVALILIFGVPLFAFVVLTTVFSHPVIRGLGVTVVDEDNSDASRALVEYVAASPSLAIVNRSGTLSTAVQDIRSGKAISAIHIPPDFERDLKAQRRPQVVGFYNQQFLTAAGIASSGLSDALSAAAAVAAPAKRAAPAPASMGTLAAETIALVNPQKNYAQFLLRALLPTIIHVVITLAAGYSVGSEFRRRDARAWLESAGGDPVIALVGKLAPLFGIFFLIMLAEPLFLEGVLQIPFKGDLPLMVAAGSLLIIAYLSVGALLQLLVRDLPTGLGLAGLFASPAFGYAGVGFPTVGMNAFAQVWSAILPLRWYMAVLLGQAARGLPVSEAAVPFAALAGLTILFAGLALLRMASLKRRGWFEMAQPAEQPEIDRSPRGIGGAFMAEWRRVLETRSAFSVLFLAPLVYGIYYPQPYLNQILRKLPIAVVDNDLSDLSRRMVETLDASGALSVAVRARTLAEARTEIDRGKAFAAVEIPAGTERDVLKGITAHIPVYADATYLFIFRSTASGVATAVGALTSELVSRGARSDGSLVKAKLASQSPADVLLQPIFNPVGGYASYVVPAAFVLILQQTLLIGAAMLTGTALASGSGAFAGVLGRGVAHLTLYLPALALYLVVLPRIYGFSTLGHLPQIFALATVFLLATSFMGQAIGAWFTRPENATLLLLATSLPQFFTAGFAWPREAIPEAATALGRLFPADSAIDGLVRINQLGASIWEVAHDWLGLWCLALGYFALAVISAFAVRKGQRHGQS
- a CDS encoding HlyD family secretion protein; protein product: MDTPTSGEEIQSTSDATHDGQDKNTRTATRGPSIIVGTVAAIVVALSVFYLLRPEPLLVQGEVDATRLDIAARVDGRVKEIPVNRGQNVPAGAVLVKIDNPETLAKHDQMKAAMAVAEAQLANVLVGTRAEVIAARKAELERGQAALVLAQKTFDRTNTLTGQGNAPQARLDQVTDALHETERAVDQAKSAYDQAVNGYTREERAIAGANVEKANADIQSVQSIIDQLQVYAPVASQVYQRNVEPGEYVSPGVPLVTLIDLADVWIHFDLREDLVRGLKVGDRFDVRIPALADRRVTVEVKLVATKGEYASWRATRATGDFDLRTFSIRAYPVQPVPELRPGMSAYLDWRSRQ